The following nucleotide sequence is from Nothobranchius furzeri strain GRZ-AD chromosome 6, NfurGRZ-RIMD1, whole genome shotgun sequence.
CCAGCGGCGGAGCTGCTCAGAACTACAACTGAGATAAGCGTGTTCCGTATCGCTGACGGACCGGAGGAACTTGAACCTTGTTACACCGGAACTAACCACATCGCGTATGGTGTGTCACGTGGTACAAAGCAAACGCCAAAGTTCCCAACGGACTCATGAATCcattaaaaatcttttttttaacgCTTCTGGTTTGAATCTTATGTGAAGCATCACAACATCCGGGTAAATCAGCTGGTAAACATTTGGGTTTCAATTTTTACTCCAAAGATCTGAATTATCTGGAGAAGAATGTAGCCTAGCTTTGAAGGGGCGTGTccacaaacatttatttatgtttacTAAAATCCAGCCACTGATCTGTAATTAAAGCGTTCAGTCAGGTTTATTAAACTAATATCTGGAAAAATACATCACACCTTTCGAAGGAAAGGTCAAATAAAGGGTTTTATATCTAAAATTGTTAATGGGAAAATTATTGGCtggaaagctttatttataaaagctGGTTTAACAAACTAAACCATTTTCTCATTGAACTCAGAGACATTTCATTTCTGCAATGATCTTAAGCTCCTTGTCAATTGTCCTTGTTTTATTTTAATGAGGATATAAATGAACTGGACATTTTTATTGTGAGTTGGAAACATTTTTCTGGAATGAGTTACGTTATAGTTCAGCTTCAAGGCTTCCCTATTTACCTGCTATTTCTAAAGGAACAGTTTCAACTGGGTTCACAGCAAATAAGAGCACTGGATTCAATGGAGATcatataaaaatgaataaaaacacaaacgtaAAAAATACTGTTATTCACACATTTATCCCACATCATCATGTCTTTGTGCACATGGTCTGTCCACATCAAAGACAACATTCTTTCCTGCTAGACATCATGGGAAAAACATCCTATTATCCCAGACATTTATAACTAGTGTAGTTTTGCTCACAGGGTTCTCTCTGTGCAATTGTTTCATGCTGAGTCTGTTGAGTTGGAGGACGGTCAATCCTGACCGTCCTCCAACTAGTTAAGGTTCAGGgaggtctgagcagaacctccctgaaccgtctacaggtggttcagaacgcctgtgctcggcttctgaccaagtcctccaaacacacccacatcaccccgcttctcctccagcttcactggctgccagtcaacttcagggttcatttcaagatcctggttctggtctatagggccttacatggacaagcaccatcttacattggtgatcttcttagtccctacacccccagcaggtccctgaggtccagtggtcgaagcctactggttgtgcagcaccaggctaaaggtcaaaggtgacagatcatctgctgctgtggcccccagactctggagctctctccccctgagcctgagatcagtggactcagtggtctcctttaaaaagcagctgaagactcacttgttcaagctggcttttgtatgaccttcttcacctctctctctttattctgctctccccacctattccaccttcctcaggatccactggtttccctctttcctgttcactctctctctttctttacaatttttaatcacaattgtctatttttgctcattttaaatatatttttaaccattttctaaatgcttttttacattttttgtttttgtgatgcacctcgtgatttttatcttgggaggtgctatagaaatgatattttcttcttttcttctaatCTTCAATTTGAACACCAGATGTCAGCATGGCCCTCCAGGGCCACCATCCTGCAGATTTCCCATGTTTTGCTTTCGTCACCAGACTGATTAAagcgacaatgtgtagtttttaccattaatctctggaaatatccatcgaaatgttgtagtaaatgacttaaaagatgcccagtagtttaaaaatgttggcagtttcataacatataaccataaaaatctgttctaaaatacatggagcggGTCGAAGGGGGTTTCTCAAAGCCAAGGAACCATGCCTTGATGTTTTggcccccgccccggttgcctaggagatacgtcaccgggaggttgattattatcaaaaccacatccagacacaatctcactgtgttctacgtacccaagtggagacaccttttggatccgagatgtcaggggggGGGGAGTCGGAGACCCCAGGTACCCAAGTCCATAGATTAacttgcagtacgaccaggtcagtccagtcatctccaggtaacgacagttggaactagtttgcgtctcaggaataactcttaaggagttgaataaatcagcttgttctgcaggaactgttttgctgtgtcagcttcgcaggtgcaaaagggttttgacgacgtgtcgaaagctttggtgggttaaagaggtttgcttcaggtggccagtctgaagctttctctagaactgagggaaaacccgagtaatctggttttaatgttctcatgttatgattgtgtagccaaccagaggttgataaGTTTGAGgattattaccaagaatctcagaaacacactccTTTGATacgggaggctctgatctggggtaaaggctatttatgtgtcatgggcttaactttaccttacttgttcttgtgtgagtgtaaATGGTTATGACCTGGTCAAGTAAACATGCGAACGGACTAATGAAacgtttcattattttataatcatAAGTAGCAATtaacaaacattttttctgattatctaatttataagttttagaagtttatttaattttaaaatcttctttcttctgtgaagcaaggagtcttagataaaagggtgctctgtgagggaccttgaggagagaacgttactgttgacatttcattatctgtgtcagagctgcaggctctgagctccagctggtggcacgaaggcaggccgatttaaagggaacacgtgcagtctcgtgtctcctttttgaccagatgttggacggtcaaactgtacctaaaaactgaccatttgtggacattacacaAGCACAAGAAAAGGTAaaataacaggaagtgaagccagcAGAAATggaaacaaagaaaaataaaaaacaaaaacaggaaaagtAAAGAGAACGTCTGTTTGAAGAATAAGATTCAAAATGTATTAATGATGGTTTATTATTTAGCTGCCATATCGTAAGATAGATGCAATTTATCATAAAATAAATGTGATGTTGTGACTCAGTGACATGCATAAATGTTTACTCTGCTTTACAAACATAAACGACCTGATGCACCTGAAAGACTGAGAGGAAACAGCAGATCCAGATTTGTCCTGCCTGCTGCACTAAGGATGAAAGGTGAGGTGAAAAGACTCCGTAACAGAAAACCTCAGAAACAGACACAAGCAATAAATACGTACAAAATGAAATGTGGAGCCAAAAAGACGAGACAATGTTTGTATGAAGAATCCGTTTGTaggtaaccctctcaggctcaaaataagtccggataaaaggacgaacaactacgtCCTTCAGgggtgctaatctgcaacgcccgcctccagagggttaaacgtgGACATCAGGCGTCGTCTGGTTGGGGGAATGATGCTCCAGCATGGTGTAGATGGATGTTAGGGCGGCGTTTTCAGCCCCTCCGGATGATTCTGGAGGGTTTCCTCCCTGTGGGAATAAAAACAGCCTGTGGGTAAAAAGCTGCTGCTCAGTCAGAAATCCCGACTTTAAAAGAGGAACGGAGTTCTGGTTCCACATCCGTTTAGATCAGACTCAGCGTTTTTGAAAACCAAACTGATCTGGACTAAAACGAGGGAACCTTCAACTTCACCAGGTCTCGCAGGAGACTGGAACAAACCGGTCTTTGGTTCTGATCCGTTCTTGGTGTTTTTAGATGTCATTGTCCTGTTAGAGGACGTCTGTCCATCATGGATTGTCCTAACGTTCCCCTGCTATATGGCACCCAGGGTCTTCTTCCATCAGGCCCATTATAGGTCACCTAGGTCTGACGATGATCAACCTTGACCTTGGAGTTGACCTCTAACCTCTGTGGAAGCTGTTTTAGGCTTCAGGTTTCCATTCAGATTATTCATCTCTTCAGGGTATCACTGGTTGTCCTCTTGTGTCCATGTCAAGGGAGGTTGTCTGATGTCCTCCTGTGGACCTTAAACATCTGACTAATCTGACCAACTGTAGTCGGAGGgacgaaccctaaccctaactgacAAGAGGGTGGGACACgagtccttctgaccaccaccagcagggtgagtgatgtgtcttgcccaaggacacaaagactGCAACAGCCTGAGTGGGgagcgaacctgcaaccctccggttatGATGTGGACACTTATCCCTCATTGCCCCAAGTCCCATTGCTGTTGCTGATTGGACGTGGTCTTCAAGCCTTTAACATTCAGGTCACTAATTGTTTTTCTAACCTCCTGAGACACCCGTGTCCTCATCACTCATTCCATGTAGTGTTGTACACGCCCTGATACCCAGCAGCTCTGTGACTACTCCACATCCAGACCTTCTGTCCACCCAGCAGATCCGCTACCTCCTGATCCCTTCATGTGATCTTCACTCTGACCCCAGAATCATTAAAATCATCCAAACATCAGAGTTTAGAACCCAAAGCTGACTCTAGAGGCTACGTCTCCATCTTTTTGAGCTGTTGGCCAGGTTTGGTCTTTACGGTCGGACGTTTCAGGTTTTCTAAAGTCAACTCAAACTGAGTGAGATCATCTTTATAGCTCACATCTGTGCTGATGGTTTGATCGGTGTCTGCTGGGGTTTTAGGAGTTATTTATTTAACTTGTGAGCTTGTTTATTTctatttttgactcattttgaactgTTGAAACCTGACCTGCGGCTCAGACTGAGCAACAAGAGCAGAAGTGCTTACTAAAAGATGGACGACATAATCTCTGAAGCTCTGTGTAAACACAATGAGTTGACCTTCTGGGAGCGAATAGAAACAAACGGGGAGGGGTTTGTTTACTCACCTGATTGCGTCTGTCATATCTTATCTGTACTGTTGTATACTGGACGTCCTCGGCTTTGAGGGACTCTGCAAagatataaatcatcattaaattTATATTCCCAGACAGCAGCTGACTCCTGTCTGGATCCGGATCCAGACCAGTACATCGATGTACTGGTCATCTTCAATGAGAACGTAAAAAGCAGGATAATACAGGGTTATAGAGGATCAAGAGCATTACAGAACCTGTCTGAGACAAAGAGAAGTTACAGACATTTTAAACCTGCTCTTTGGGCTTTACGTTAGTGGTTACAGTCTGCAAGCGAGGAGACTAAACATAAGAGGATTCATTTCAGGCCGAACAAAACAAAAGCATTCATTTGAAGGGACTGGACCACCAGGTGACCTCTGCTGATCCGAAGATCAGAACCTTTTCTTTTAAACCACAAAAGGCTTTGATTTGTTTCGGATAACTGGTTAGTTTGAACAAAAACCaaaaagcacaagaaagaagGCCTTCTCTAAAAGAGAAACTAAAGAGCATGAGCAGAGAGCCCTGTGGAACACCCCACTAAATATGAAAACATCAAAAATATTAGCCTTTTTATAGTTTAAAAaatctttttaaattttaaaaaaattTACTGAATTTTGAAATCTTCGAACATGGTTTTGACCAAAAGTATTTTTAACATGTGAAAGAAACGCAGATCCTAAAACATGATCGTCTCCATGGAAACTGTGGTGGTAAAAAAAACACTAACCTCGTGTTACCTGGTATAGCAGCacacctgtgtgtttgtgtgtgtgtctaaaatcagaggtggaaagtaatgaattacatttactcatgttactgtaattgagtagcttttttgtatatttatacaaaaaacaaatctgatggactagcagaggcttcagaagctacatctgactgatgacacattgttctctgctataacgctaacgcagaaacaccggagtcaggtgttgtttactacagctgtttcagcagagctccatgtgaaacgtcaccagctgcccagggcttagaccggaagtttgtttctgtttttcccgcgccggtcgcaaacatcagattttcttacaattccagacgtcaaaatccaaaaaccttttacaCCTgaggttttaataaacatttacacatgctgttcaaacgaatttagcctctggccgatatctttaaatgagtgagtgaacccaccaccgaggatgaactctgctaactttaaaaatcagctgctctaaataagcatgaaggtcagagaggagctctaggatggacatggataaaggaactgtaatgtagaggtaaagtagggcagggccaacgttagcagctgtcatacgctccatctgacatgtttgactttcatttagcttgttatgtgacagggtagagcacagtctcatgttagagttttgtcatgagaacattgagatacctcacatgctgatggcatctaaaaattaacttttcttttcaaaataaagaataattttaatcacaattgaaacgtacaatcctagaaaaacctcgtccaatcaatgtgcacgtcctgttctcactggttggatagaaatccctccatcaaaccgtgtgtgtgtccgtgtgtgtgcgtgcacacacgagcgtgtgtgaactggtgttgtggttttgcactgatgtaaccatcattatgctgacaaaaatgtaactaagtaacttttactttgagtacattttatttacaatactttttacttttacttgagtaaaaatttaggcaagtacttttacttgtacttgagtaaaacattatcaaagtactggtactcgtacttaagtaggaaattttagtactctttccacctctgtctaAAATAGAGCCGAGGTCTCGAGCAGACACACTAATCTGCTGATAAATGAGTAACATGAAATTCATGAGCTTCTTGTTTCCATCGATAGTTCGTTGAAATCACCTCATCAGTCATTCAGTCACATGACCTGCAGGCAGATGGAGCTGCTGGGAAATAAAAGCCGTTATGGTTTAACAGGAACCAACAGGAGGAGATAATGGAGGGGCTGTGGGGGTTTCCTGTGCGATAAACAGGAAGTTAACATATAAATGTTCCGCATAATTCCCTGTGCATTCCAGAATAAAAGCATGGCATAATGTTAACACATTAACTCTAGTGTCTGTCGTGTTTCTGTGCTAATTCTGGTTTCATGGGCCGAATCGGATCTCTCGTTTTGGTTGTGTTGTGCTGTGAAGCTCTGGAAACTCCCTGGATGACCAAACTCCCACAAGATCCTGTCATTTTAACACACCAGCCATCAGCTCTAATTACACAGCGAGCCTCATCATTACCTGTGGAAAACACCGACAGGTGGTGTCTGTAATACGACTTATGTCTCAGCAGCCAGAGGGTTCACTGTCCTCTCCCATCAGAACCAGCAGGTTTAACAAAGACATGAACAAAACCACCTGAAGCTCACatttacattattatgataaaagcAACAAATACCTGCCTTGTCTCTTTTTCCTGAGAAACCTCTGTTTTATCAGACATCCGACTAGAACGATCATCACAATACATAAGGTGGGGAAAGCATACGTAAACAAACCTGTAAGAGAAACACAAATTACTTCATCAagcaaaaactgtattttaaatCTGATGATTTTAATTTTAGAAACTAATATGATGCTCATTCTTACGAATTCTTGGATTACCAATCCCAGTTTGCCCGAGGTTCAATGCACACGACTCCCTCACATTGAGATGATGAGTCTTACTATCAGCTGGGTTGGCAGATACACATCTATAGGAGGAGTTTTGGTCCTGGTTCTGAACAGTGATGAGTAAAGAGAACACAGAGTGGTTCTGGTTCAGTATCTCCTCATCTTTATACCACAGCAGAGAGGTCCGTTTGTCTACAGAACACAGCAGCCTGCAGCCGTCAGAGGTCCCAGCCAGCCTCTTTACAGTTGGAGTCGGTGCTGAGTCTGCAAAGAGACGAGCATCATTACAGTTTTATATTTCATTTCAGAGAAATTAGACAAGGAGACAACAGTTGttatgatgttgtttttttttttggcgtcTTAGTCACTCGAACCACGTATTATTTTACACGCCATGACAATCCAACATTAACCTGAACCCTGGCACCATGATGGTGATGCCCTGAAGGAATCCTCACGACTCGCTGCTTTAACCAGTTTCAGATCATCTGATGTTGAGAAATTTCTGAATTCTAGTTAGTTTTAGATCTGTTATCTCAGAGTGTTACGTTCCCCACTCATGTGTGGCCGTaaatgtgctgttttcttttttttattattattattgtgtttgtttaaaatggcGCGTTAAGGACACACCGGCGCAAGACATCGCTGGAGGGTGGCGTCCCCGTTGCTGTGGAGACGTGCCGGGATTCCCTCGCTGCGGACGTTCTCTCCGATGACGTCACGGGGAAGTCTCCGCTCCGAATTGCTGcagtcacacctgcagctcatcttggaCTGAGTGTGTTTGTTCCCGAGAGGGGATAAAAGGAACGCTGGATACACGCCCGTGGAGCTACTCCTAACCCATGAGTAGTCTCCATTTCTGCTCCGTTCTGAACACCCTGACTTTAGAATACAATTGTGCGCGCGGTTAGAGGAAAGCCTCTGCATGGTATTCTGTTTAAGCTTGAGTCAGTGGTTTGTAGCCAATTGCTTCACTCTAGTATATGTGCCTGGACAGAAAACTAAGTATTCTCTGTTCTTTAAAAGGTTCTTTTGTTTGGCTTCAGAGAGCCGTTTGGGTTACAGAAACTCTTACCAGCCCAAGTAACTATTTCATTTTAAAAGCTACCTGAGATCTGTTGATTAGTCTGTTttccagcttttaattaaaagctgtgaTTTTTCTTTATTAGCTGTTTATTTGACTCAGGAGTTTTCTTTGTTGGGCTGTGTCTAGTAGATTGTGTTAGAACCTCCAGCCCCAAGAACATGTGTAAGTTGTGTAACAAAAATAAGGTGTGTTTTGATTAAATAAGGAACATATTTTTATACCCAGGTTTCTTTCTCATCTGTTCTCATCTTTTCTCTGTCCTCTTAGCTTCTTAAAGGGGTaaagcataagtgaaaacctaacAATCGGAACGTCTCTCAGCTGCTAACATGTCGGATTTAGAGCCGTTTCAGTTGTAACGTGATgcaggagctattcctccaaggttatttaaccttttccacagttccctccgacacagcgccagagtgcatgaaacagcctcaaggtcatgcattcgcttctaaactgtttacgttccagtgatgaagacagaagatgaagactcttttcttttcttttattaaatcatataactctatttttaataaaagcTAAtctaaacaactgttagtcaataatacaatgtgaccgatctgtgaaatcacaatattatgattaatatgtttttaataagtaaatgacttattctagtccACTAGACACACGTAAGgaaaacaatcacatgacacattgctgtactgatccaatcagaaccttcctagtctgaagcgtggcatagtctgtggtgtttattaaatctgtcagctttgattcgtccaga
It contains:
- the LOC107394438 gene encoding uncharacterized protein isoform X1, which encodes MWIRTVSWLTVMLMVLSAAEDVNKTLSGVVGGSITLPDPVPERGFLSHDKPIIASVSPFGLDVYLNRVQWDRNSGLFTITDLQKTDSGVYTIESKTGRVFIKSYNLTVYDSAPTPTVKRLAGTSDGCRLLCSVDKRTSLLWYKDEEILNQNHSVFSLLITVQNQDQNSSYRCVSANPADSKTHHLNVRESCALNLGQTGIGNPRIRLFTYAFPTLCIVMIVLVGCLIKQRFLRKKRQESLKAEDVQYTTVQIRYDRRNQGGNPPESSGGAENAALTSIYTMLEHHSPNQTTPDVHV
- the LOC107394438 gene encoding uncharacterized protein isoform X2 — translated: MWIRTVSWLTVMLMVLSAAEDVNKTLSGVVGGSITLPDPVPERGFLSHDKPIIASVSPFGLDVYLNRVQWDRNSGLFTITDLQKTDSGVYTIESKTGRVFIKSYNLTVYDSAPTPTVKRLAGTSDGCRLLCSVDKRTSLLWYKDEEILNQNHSVFSLLITVQNQDQNSSYRCVSANPADSKTHHLNVRESCALNLGQTGIGNPRIRLFTYAFPTLCIVMIVLVGCLIKQRFLRKKRQGRVPQSRGRPVYNSTDKI